The Azospirillum sp. TSH100 region GCTGCCACGCTCCGCCACCGGCCAGCCGATCACCACCTACGTCAACATGATCTCCGGCCCCCGCAAACCCGGCGAGCAGGACGGACCGCGCGAGGTGCATCTGGTCATCCTCGACAATGGCCGCTCCGGCATCTACGCCGACCCGGAGCTGCGCGACACGCTGCGCTGCATCCGCTGCGGCGCCTGCATGAACCATTGCCCGGTCTACACCAAGGTCGGCGGTCATGCCTATGAGGCGCCCTATCCCGGTCCCATCGGCAAGATCCTGGTGCCGCAGATCGAGGGATTGGCCAAGCGCGGCGCCATGCCCCACGCCTGCACCATGTGCAACGCCTGCGTCGAGATCTGCCCGGTGAAGATCCCGATCGTCGAGATCATGGGACGGCTGCGGGTGGAGGCGGTGATGCCCGGCGGTGCGGTGAAGGACGGCGGTGCCCAGGCCAGCCGGACGGAAGCGATGGTATGGAGCGGCTGGGCGGCAATGAACGCCTCCCCCACCGCCTACCGCTTTGCGACCGCGGCGATGAGCAAGCTCGGCAACGCGGCACCCTCGTCTCTGCCCATGCTGAAGGAATGGACGAACGTCCGCACCAAGCCGCGCTTCGCCAGCCGCACCCTGCACGACCTTGCCCGCGCCAAGGGGATTCCCGATGTCTGACGCCCGTACCTCGATTCTGAGCAAGCTGCGCACGACGCGCGACGCCCACCCGCTGACCCCGCCGGTGTCGGACTACGCGCCGATTGAGGCCAAGCAGTGGCCGAATGAGGAACGCTTGCCCCGCATCCGCCGCCTGATGGAGGCGGTGCATACGGAGTTCCTCGACGCGACCGAGGCCGACTGGCCGGCGGTGCTGCGGGACTTCCTGGCGCGCGAGGGCGTGGGGTCGCTGCTCTACGCGCCGGAGACGGATGCGGGGAAGCGGCTGGTGGAGGGGTGGAACGCAGGCTCCACCACCCTCATCCCCTACGACCGGCCCCTCGAAAGCCTCAAGCCCCAGCTTTTCGACTCCATCGACGCTGGCCTGACCACCACTCGCGGCGCCATCGCCGAGACCGGCAGCCTGATCCTGTGGCCAACTGCCGAGGAGCCGCGCACCCTCTCGCTGGTCCCACACATCCACATCGCGCTGCTGCGTGCGGATGCCCTCTACGACACTTTCCTACAAGTCATGCGTGAGCAGGAATGGGCGCAGGCGATGCCGACCAACGTGCTGCTGGTGTCCGGTCCCAGCAAGACCGCCGACATCGAGCAGACGCTGGCCTACGGAGTCCACGGCCCGAAGCGGCTGATCGTGCTGGTGGTCCAGCCATGACGGCCCGCCCGCCCAGCGCCCGTCCGACGGCCGAGCCACCGACCCGGCTCTACGAGGCGATCCTGCATCTCAGGCGCCTCGGCCACCGGGTGGAGAAATGCGAAGGGCGGCGTGGGCGACACCGGCTGGATGGGGCCGAGATCACCGACGCCGCCCTTCTTGAGCTGGCGATGACCCGCATCCGCCGTGCGGCTCGGGTCATGTATTCAGATCAGGCGGGACGCACCGCCGCCGGGCGCGACACCGCCACCGCCGGCTTGCGGCCGTAACGCTCGACGCTGAGGCCTTCCATCTCGATGTCGGTCTGACGGCCGCTGACCACGTCGGCGAGAACGCGGGCGGAGCCGGCTGACATTGTCCAGCCCAGTGTGCCGTGGCCGGTGTTGAGATACAGGTTGCGGACATGGGTCGGCCCCAGGATCGGCGTACCGTCCGGCGTGTTGGGGCGCAGGCCGGTCCAGAACTCCGCCTTCGACAGGTCGCCGCCCTTCGGGAACAGGTCGCTGACCACATGGTCCAGCGGGCCACGGCGGCTCTGGCGCAGGGTCAGGTCGAAGCCGGTCAGTTCCGCCGTGCCGCCGACGCGGATGCGGTCGCCCAGCCGGGTGACAGCGATCTTGTGCGTCTCGTCCATCACCGTCGATTCCGGC contains the following coding sequences:
- a CDS encoding lactate utilization protein gives rise to the protein MSDARTSILSKLRTTRDAHPLTPPVSDYAPIEAKQWPNEERLPRIRRLMEAVHTEFLDATEADWPAVLRDFLAREGVGSLLYAPETDAGKRLVEGWNAGSTTLIPYDRPLESLKPQLFDSIDAGLTTTRGAIAETGSLILWPTAEEPRTLSLVPHIHIALLRADALYDTFLQVMREQEWAQAMPTNVLLVSGPSKTADIEQTLAYGVHGPKRLIVLVVQP